From the Acidimicrobiia bacterium genome, one window contains:
- a CDS encoding metalloregulator ArsR/SmtB family transcription factor encodes MPAVAPAGDAFEALGDPNRRAIVELLGAHERSVQELADALPISRPAVSRHLRLLKEAGLVVEEAHGTRRIYRLHGDGVDAVAQYLTDVWGDVVTRFRLMAENTAPKSKSTTATRAKRTR; translated from the coding sequence ATGCCGGCGGTCGCGCCCGCGGGCGATGCGTTCGAGGCGCTCGGTGATCCGAACCGGCGTGCGATCGTCGAGCTGCTCGGCGCGCACGAACGCTCGGTTCAGGAGCTCGCCGACGCGCTGCCGATCAGCCGGCCCGCGGTGTCGCGCCACCTGCGACTGCTGAAGGAGGCCGGGCTCGTGGTCGAGGAGGCACACGGCACGCGCCGCATCTACCGGCTGCACGGCGACGGCGTCGACGCGGTCGCGCAGTATCTGACCGATGTGTGGGGCGATGTCGTGACGCGCTTTCGGCTCATGGCCGAGAACACGGCACCGAAGTCGAAGTCGACGACCGCGACGCGCGCGAAGCGCACCCGATGA
- a CDS encoding MBL fold metallo-hydrolase: MAIDVVLLGTGNPLPDRDRAGAATLVRAAGKTILVDAGRGVCMRLAGAGVVPVLLDAVFVTHLHSDHICDLNDVVTTHWVMSQVPRTLPIYGPPRMGEVMTGLRAMLAPDVEYRLAHHADLTWEPQFDVHELEPGIVFDDAGLRIVAARTDHRPVEPTLGYRFEYDGKAAVLAGDTLPCDGLDELCRDADVYVQTVLRDDLVRRVPLPRFVDTIDYHSTVVQAAQTAQRCNVKTLVLTHQVPTPAADTAEEWVAIAGEHFDGEIVFGEDLTTVSV; the protein is encoded by the coding sequence ATGGCGATCGATGTCGTGCTGTTGGGTACCGGTAACCCGTTGCCGGATCGCGACCGCGCGGGCGCGGCGACGCTCGTGCGCGCCGCGGGGAAGACGATCCTCGTCGACGCGGGACGCGGCGTGTGCATGCGGCTCGCCGGCGCGGGCGTCGTGCCCGTGTTGCTCGACGCGGTGTTCGTGACACACCTGCACAGCGACCACATCTGCGATCTCAACGACGTCGTCACGACGCATTGGGTGATGAGTCAGGTGCCGCGCACGTTGCCGATCTACGGCCCACCGCGGATGGGCGAGGTGATGACGGGTCTCCGCGCGATGTTGGCGCCCGACGTCGAGTACCGCCTCGCGCACCACGCCGACCTCACGTGGGAACCGCAGTTCGACGTGCACGAGCTCGAGCCCGGCATCGTGTTCGACGACGCGGGCCTGCGCATCGTCGCGGCGCGCACCGATCACCGTCCGGTCGAGCCGACGTTGGGTTACCGCTTCGAGTACGACGGCAAGGCCGCGGTGCTCGCGGGCGACACGTTGCCCTGCGACGGGCTCGACGAGCTCTGCCGCGATGCCGACGTCTACGTGCAGACCGTGCTGCGCGACGACCTCGTCCGGCGCGTGCCGTTGCCGCGTTTCGTCGACACGATCGACTACCACTCGACGGTCGTGCAGGCCGCGCAGACCGCGCAGCGGTGCAACGTGAAGACGCTCGTGCTCACGCACCAGGTGCCGACGCCGGCGGCCGACACTGCGGAGGAATGGGTCGCGATCGCGGGCGAGCACTTCGACGGCGAGATCGTGTTCGGCGAGGATCTGACGACCGTCTCGGTGTGA
- a CDS encoding SRPBCC domain-containing protein gives MIEPLRLSFPIRCSADHAFEVWTTRTAAWWPKGHSTSGDPDTRVTIEPRVDGRIYERTPEGTEIEWGRITRWEPPRVLGYRWHIGRGPDEATDVELTFVDVGDGTTRLDIAQTGWERLGAEGLAYREANTSGWSALIPHFTAAAESD, from the coding sequence ATGATCGAGCCGCTGCGCCTCAGCTTTCCGATCCGCTGCTCCGCCGACCACGCGTTCGAGGTGTGGACGACGCGCACCGCGGCGTGGTGGCCGAAGGGGCACTCGACATCCGGTGATCCCGACACGCGTGTGACCATCGAGCCGCGCGTCGACGGTCGCATCTACGAGCGCACGCCCGAAGGCACCGAGATCGAGTGGGGTCGCATCACGCGCTGGGAGCCGCCGCGCGTGCTCGGCTACCGGTGGCACATCGGACGCGGGCCCGACGAGGCGACCGACGTCGAGCTCACGTTCGTCGACGTCGGCGACGGCACGACCCGGCTCGACATCGCGCAGACCGGATGGGAGCGGCTCGGCGCCGAGGGACTCGCCTACCGCGAGGCCAACACGAGCGGCTGGAGCGCGCTCATCCCCCACTTCACCGCGGCCGCCGAGAGCGACTGA
- a CDS encoding DJ-1/PfpI family protein translates to MDIVCYVFEGITALDIVGPYEVLARLPGATTRFVGEKAGPVRTDNQILGLVADIARADVTSADILVMPGGFATRKLEHDAALLEWIRAIDATSTWTTSVCTGSMLLAAAGLLQGKRATTHWSSLERLREYGAEPTSERVVEQGKYVTAAGVSSGIDMALTLMGRIAGPEIAQAIQLSIEYDPQPPFDAGSVQKAPAAVVELVTAVMEQRQREVMGSR, encoded by the coding sequence ATGGACATCGTCTGCTACGTGTTCGAAGGCATCACCGCGCTCGACATCGTGGGCCCCTACGAGGTGCTCGCGCGCCTGCCCGGCGCAACGACCCGCTTCGTCGGTGAGAAGGCGGGACCGGTGCGCACCGACAACCAGATCCTCGGCCTCGTCGCCGACATCGCGCGCGCCGACGTCACGAGTGCCGACATCCTCGTGATGCCGGGCGGCTTCGCGACGCGCAAGCTCGAGCACGACGCCGCGTTGCTCGAATGGATCCGTGCGATCGACGCGACATCGACGTGGACGACGTCGGTGTGCACTGGCTCGATGCTGCTCGCCGCGGCCGGGCTGCTCCAGGGCAAGCGTGCGACGACGCACTGGTCGTCGCTCGAACGGCTGCGCGAGTACGGCGCCGAGCCGACGAGCGAACGGGTCGTGGAGCAGGGCAAGTACGTGACCGCGGCGGGCGTGTCGTCCGGCATCGACATGGCGCTCACGCTGATGGGCCGGATCGCCGGTCCCGAGATCGCGCAGGCGATCCAACTGTCGATCGAGTACGACCCGCAACCGCCGTTCGACGCGGGCTCGGTGCAGAAGGCGCCGGCCGCGGTCGTGGAGCTCGTCACCGCCGTGATGGAGCAGCGCCAGCGCGAGGTGATGGGCTCGCGGTAG